Part of the Planococcus plakortidis genome is shown below.
CCATTTCTACATTTGGCGCAAGATCGGCTTGCCGCTTACCAAACCGGCCATCGCCACCGTCGCCATCTTCTCGTTCAACGGCGCCTGGAACGACTTCCTTGGGCCGCTGCTCTATCTGAACGACGAGAACCTGTACACCCTCCAGATCGGCTTGCAGGTCTTCAAAGGCCAGCTCAATACCCAATGGAACTATCTCATGGCCGGCTCGCTGCTCGTATTGCTGCCAGTCATCATCATTTTCTTCTTTTTCCAGAAGTATTTTATCCAAGGCATCAATCTGCAGTCCGGCGGAAAATAATGAAAAGCTTGCAGCCAATAAGGTTGCAAGCTTTTTATCGTTGCGCCCAACAAAAAAAGCCCCCGAATCATTCGGGGGCTTTTTGCCTGTCACGCGATTAGACCGTTGCCGGTTTCTTCTCTTTTTTGATCTGCTTGCTGCGAAGCTGTCCGCAAGCCGCGTCGATATCGGCGCCTTGTTCTTGGCGGACACCGCAATTGATGCCTTTTTTCTTCAACGCGTCAAAGAATGCGCTGATCGCTTCAGGCGTGCTTTGCTGGTACTGGTCATGCTCATCGACCGAGTTGTATGGAATCAAGTTGACGTAAGACAAGTGGCGCTTGTTTTCAAGCAATTTCGCCAGCTTGTTCGCTTCCTCGACATGGTCGTTGACATCACGCAGCAAAATGTACTCGAACGTGATGCGGCGGTTTGATTTTTCCAGGTAATAATCGATCGCAGCCATCAGCTTCTCGATCGGGTATGCTTTGTTGATCTTCATGATGCGTGAACGCAATTCGTTCGTTGGCGCGTGGATCGAGATCGCCAAGTTGACTTGCAAGCCTTCATCCGCGTAATCGTAGATTTTCGGCACGATGCCGCTCGTTGAAACCGTGATATGGCGCGCTCCGATCGCCAACCCTTTTTGGGAGTTCACGACATGGAGGAAATCCATCAGGTTCGTATAGTTATCGAACGGTTCACCGATGCCCATGACCACGATATGGCTGACGCGCTCGTCTTTTTTCTCCGCGTCGAAATGCGCCTGCACTTGCATGATCTGCTCGACGATTTCGCCTGCGTTCAAGTCGCGGCTTTTCTTCAACAGGCCGCTGGCGCAGAAACTGCAGCCGATGTTGCAGCCGACCTGTGTCGTAACACATACCGAGTTGCCGTATTTAAAGCGCATAAGAACCGTTTCGATCAAGTTGCCGTCCTGCAAACGGAAAAGGAATTTGATCGTGCCATCGGACGATTCCTGCTTGACTGCCTGGTCCAATGTACGGATCGCAAAATTGTTTTCCAAAAGCTCGATGCAATCCTTCGACAGGTTCTTCATCTCCGAGAATTCAGTGACACGTTTGATGTAAAGCCAATCCCACACTTGTTCCGCACGGTATTTCTTTTGGCCATTTTCTACAAACCAATCTTTTAATTGTTCTATCGTCAATCCATAGATGGAATTTTTCATATTAGGACCCTCATTTCAGAATTTCACAATTGCTTATTATAATACTAAAAATCCAGTCTGGCAACAACTATTTTGGGTTAATTCCTTTGGACGTGCAATTTCCTGCATATTCCCGCCCCCGGAAGGGTACAGAATCAATACAGCAAAAAGGAGGAGAATCATCATGGCAGCAATTACGCATGTGGGGCTGGCGGTCCCCGATTTAGATAAGGCAATTAAATGGTACCGGAAAGTATTCGACTTTCATATTTTGGCGGGGCCGTTTGATTTCGATGCAGAAGCGGAAGGCCCCGGTTCCATGACGACCGACCTTCAAGGGGCCGATATCCGCAAGATGCGCAACGTCCACCTCATGTCTTCCGACGGCTTCGGCATCGAATTATTCGAATTCCAGGACCCCTCTTTTTCTGAAGAGCCGCCGCGTCATGCGGGATTCTTCCATATCGCCCTGGTTGTCGATGACATCGTCGAGACGATTGAACAGATTGTCCAGCATGGCGGGCGCCAGCGCAGCAAGATGTGGAACGTCAATAAAGGCAAGCCGCATTATCTCGTCTACACCGAAGATCCATTTGGCAATATCATCGAATTGTACTCCCGCAACACATCGGAAATGTACGGCAATCGTTGACCAGAAATAGCCTAACCAATTTCTCAAGTTATATTCATTCAAGAAATTTACGAAACATCAATTTTGAAGATATTAAAATCAATTTAAAACCGGACAGCCCAGGTGGCTGTCCGGTTTTCAGAGTGTTGAAGAAGTCTATTAACCCATTACGAATTAAAAGGAGAATATCTTTACAACATTCAAAAATCAGTGATCAAACTAAGTATTTGGAGAAGCGTTCGCTCGTAAATCCTTCTGCTCAATAATGCTGCGCATTACTTTCGCAAAGATAATGTCTCCCGTAGGTCGACCTTATCTTTCCTGTGGATCAGCGAGACGACCGAGACCCCGCAAGAAATGAATGAGCGAAGCTTCGCGAAGCGCATTCATTTGCGACGCATCTGCAACGCAGATGTGGGAGCAAGCGGGTTTTCTGCGATGCTCGAACGCAGTGAGAGTTGAGCACAAAGGTTTCAAAGCGGCTGAGGAGGCTTGGGCGCGAGCCCACGGAAAGCGAGCGATAAGCTTCGGAAAATATGACTTCTTATCTTTCTCGACAGCCTGAAAACCGGACAGCCCAAGTGGCTGTCCGGTTTTATTTGTTTAGACCAATTGCTCTTTTTTCACGAGCATCGTGCCGTTTTTCGCTAATGATTCATGCCAAGAGAAAGCTTTCTCGAGGACGTGCGGCGTCTGCCCGCCACGTGTCAGCGCTTCTTCGTAATACTCGCGCATTTGCGGGCGGTAGTCCGGATGCACACAGTTTTCGATGATGGCTTCCACGCGCTGGCGCGGCGCCAGACCACGAAGGTCGGCATAGCCCTGCTCCGTGACAACTACGTCAACATCGTGCTCCGTATGGTCGATATGCGATGCAAACGGCACCACGCTCGAAATCTTGCCGTCTTTTGCGGTTGATTTGGTGACGAAGATGGCAAGGCGCGCGTTGCGGGCGAAATCGCCTGAACCGCCGATGCCGTTCATCATTTTCGTGCCGGATACGTGCGTCGAGTTGACGTTTCCATACATATCGAACTCAAGTGCCGTGTTGATCGAAATCAAGCCGAGTCGGCGCACGACTTCCGGATGATTCGAGATCTCCTGCGGGCGCATGATGATCTTATCGCGGTATTGGTCGAAATCGCTGAAGACCTGCTTCATTTTCGGTTCGGACAATGTGATCGAACAGCACGAAGCGAAATCGACTTTGCCGGCATCGATCAAATCAAAGACGGCATCCTGTAACACTTCCGAATAGACTTCCAAGTTCTTGAACTCGGAATCGATCATGCCGTGAAGTACGGCGTTCGCGACAGACCCGATTCCTGATTGAAGCGGAGCCAGTGTTTCCGTCAGGCGGCCAGCTTCAATTTCACTGCGGAAAAAGTTCAGCAAATGGTCAGCCATGATTTTCGTTTCCGCATCCGGCGCCACGATGTTCGATGGGGAATCTTCCTGATGCGTGAAGACGATTCCGCGCACACGGTCCATGTCGACCGGGATGCCTTTTGTGCCGATGCGTTGGTCCACGGAAGTCAATGGGATCGGGTCGCGCTCGCCTTGTTTGCCGGTATCGTAAATATCGTGGATGCCTTCAAATAGTTCAGGCTGTGCCGCATTGATTTCCACGATGATGTTTTTCGCGTGTTTCACGAACACAGAAGAGTTGCCGACAGAAGTTGTCGGGATGATCATGCCGTCTTCTGTGATGGACAAGGCTTCGACGATCGCAAAATCGATCGGCTCGATGACCCCTGAGCGGATCCATTCCGCCGTATGGGACAAGTGATGGTCGACGAAATACATTTCACCTGCGTTGATGGCTTTGCGCATGGCCGGCTCTGCCTGGAACGGCAAGCGCTTGTTGACGATGCCCGCTTCCGCGAATAGCCGGTCAATATCAGAACCTAGGGACGCCCCCGTGAAGACGTTGACCTTGAAGCTTTCCGTTTCAGCGCGTTCGACAAGCGCGTAAGGAACCGCTTTCACATCTCCCGCTCTCGTGAATCCGCTGAGCCCCAGCGTCATGCCGTCTTGGATCCACGCTGCCGCTTCCTGTGCCGTGACAACCCGGTCCTGCAATTCTGCCGCTTTGATACGTTCTAGTTTCTTTTCCATTCCATCCACACTCTCTTTCTGTATGTTTTTGTCTAATATATGTCGTTTGTTGAAGCGTTTTCATCTTGGCGATGGGTTATATTTTCTTCCATTAAAAAAGACAGGATGCAAAACATCCAATCTATTTGTCTGATTATTAGATAATATTAACGTGTCGTGAAACGAAAAAGGGAATATCCGAATGGAAGAGTGCATACCTTGGGTAAAACAGAAAATCGGCTGTCCGAGGCAGCATTTTCATGCGTTCTCAGAAGCCGAGCAATTTTCGAAAATAGCTGGAGTACGATTGGCTGACCGGCAAACGGTCTCCGTTATCCATGGCCAGCACGAAGGTGGAGTGGGTATCAGGATGGATTTCTTCTATATGATGGACATTGACGATAAACGAACGGTGGCAGCGGATGAACGAATCCCTCGGCAGCAAATATTCGAATTCCTGCAGGGAGTTTTTATTCGTTCCGGAAAAATCCGCCGAATGGACGTGGGTTTTGCGGTCCTTCACTTCGAGGTAGCGGACTTCCGTAAAAGGAATCGGCTTCCAGCCATCCGGGCTTTTCACCGTCACGACCGACTTCCCTTCTGTATACGCCGGGTAGATCGCCATGACACAGCCCGCGAGCTCACCGTCTTCTTCGAACGGGACCGCCATGCCGTGGTAAGGTACGCCGAACACTTCACGATTGATGAATTCGGACGCTTTTTGCCCGGTTGTGAGCGCTTTATGGGCGATGGTGCCTTCACGCACTTTATCCCCTGCCTTGATTTTCAGGTCGATTCGTTTGCTCGGTCGGTAATAGGTGTATTCTTCCATATTGGATACCGCTATCGAGACTTCATCGGAGAACAGTTCCCCCATCACATCCAATAGCGGGCCGGGTGTCATTTTTTCCATTACGCATGGGCCTCCAGTAAGATTCAAGTGCTATCAGTATACATGACTTTGCATGAACAGAAAAGAAGGCTCGGGAATGCCGGCTCGGTTTTCCGCCAATTATGTCGAATTCTTTAACATCGTGCCCGTCCGCGTGTACCTGGCATGCCACGATAAAGCTTCATCGAGAACATGCGGCGTGTGCCCTCCCTGGGCGATCGCCCGATCGAAATAACCCTGCAGCTGCGAGCGATAATCAGGATGGACACAATTCGCGATGATCCGCTCCGCCCTCTCACGCGGCGCCAGGTTGCGGATGTCCGCGAATCCATATTCCGTAACCAACACGTCCACATCGTGTTCTGTATGGTCGATATGGGAAGCAAACGGCACGACACAGGAAATCCGCCCATCTTTGGCGGTGGATTTGGTGACGAAAATGGCGAGCTGCGCATTGCGCCCGAAATCGCCCGACCCGCCGATGCCGTTCATCATTCTGGTCCCGGCCACATGAGTCGAATTGACATTGCCGTACAAATCGAATTCCAACGCGGTATTGATGGAAATGAGGCCCAGGCGGCGGATGATTTCCGGGTGATTCGAGATTTCTTGCGGGCGCAGCACCAGACGGTCCCGGTAACGGCCGAAATCTTGATAGATCCTTTCCATATAAGGCTTCGATAAAGTGATCGCAGAGGCGGAAGCAAATAATGCCTTGCCGGAATCGAGCAAATCGAACACGGCGTCCTGCAACACTTCGGAATACAGCTCCAGCCCTTCGAACTCCGAATCGAGCAGTCCATGCAGCACTGCATTCGCCACGGAGCCGACACCCGATTGAAGCGGGGCCAGGTTTTGGTCCAAGCGCCCCGCCTCGACTTCACCGCGCAGGAAATTGAGCAAATGGCCTGCCATGACTTCCGTTTCCTTATCCGGCGGCTCGATTGGCGAAGGCGAATCCACTTGATGGGTCCAGACGATGCCTTTTACTTTGGATACATCGATCGGGATGCCTTTCGTGCCGATACGGTCCCGCGGGGAGACGAGCGGAATCGGCTGGCGTTTGCCGAGCGCTCCCGGTTCAAAGCAATCATGGATTCCTTCCATCTCCGCCGGCTGTGCGGTATTGATTTCGATGATGAGCTCTTTTGCGTGAAGGGCAAAGACAGCCGAATTGCCGACGGAAGTCGTCGGGATGAGCAAACCCTCCTCCGTGATGCCCAGCGCTTCGATGATGGCAAAATCGAGCGGCCCTGCAACGCCGCCCCTGACCCACTCTGCGGTTTGGGATAAATGATGGTCCACGAACTGCACCTCCCCTGAGTTGATCGCAGCACGCATCAAGGAATCGGACTGGTACGGCGCGCGTTTTTGGACGATGCCCGCCTGTGCGAAACGCCCATCAGTGCCTGAACCGAGTGAAGCGCCGGTATAGACATCGATTTTCAATGACTCCTTTTCTCCACGCTTGGCCAATGCGTTCGGCACAGCCTTGGCATCCCCTGCCCGCGTGAATCCGCTGAACCCGATGGCCATGCCGTCCTTTATCCAGGAGGCCGCCTGCTCAGCGGTGGCCACCCGTTCCTGCAAAGCCGTCAGTTTGATCCGATCGTGTCGTTGATCCATCGTCCTCCCCTTCCTCTTGTCTGCCCTGGATATTACCTTATACCCTTGAATACCCCCCTTCAACCTGTTTCAATTTTACGCTCCCAGTAAGCTTTTTCCCTGCCCGAAAAAGAAAATCCGTTTTGCCGTTACAAAGTAATTGACAAGCTTTGGAAGTATCCATAATATGGGGAAGTCAATATAACTGTCATGTGTACATATATATAAGAAAGAAGGCACCCCAATGTCCAAAGACCAACGCAAAAAAATCCTGATTCTGATGATCAATATGTTCATCGCCATCGGCAGTTTCGGCATCATCATCCCGATCCTGCCATCGTATCTCGTCTCCATCAATCAAGGCGGCATGGCAGCCGGTTTGATGATCGCCATCTTCGCGGCTGCCCAGTTCCTATTCTCGCCGATCGCCGGCAAATGGGCGGACCAATACGGCCGCCGCATCATGATCATCTGGGGCCTTGCCGGGCTGACTCTATCGATGTTCATTTTTTATGCTTCCGACTTTATTTGGGTGCTGTACTTTTCCCGGGTTATCGGCGGAATTGGCGCCGCTATGCTCGTGCCGGCGATTTTTGCCTATATCGCCGACATCACGACGTTCGACCAACGCGCTAAAGGCACAAGCCTTGTTTCTGCCTCCATGTCACTCGGCATCGTCATCGGCCCGGGAATCGGCGGCTTTCTCGCCGATTTCAGCCTGAAGCTGCCGTTTCTCGTGTCCGCGCTCGTCTCGCTCCTAGCAGTGCTGTTTTCCATCTTCGTGCTGAAAGACAGCGACGCGGAAAAAGCGGATCCGGATCTCGCTTTGACGATGACACAATCCGAATCGATGTTCAAAAAAATTGCACGCTCGACTTCGGTTCCTTACTTTTTGCCGCTAGTCATCACGCTCGTCATGAGCTTCGGGCTTCTTGCTTATGAATCGGTCCTTGGGCTTTATCTCGACAATCAATTCGACTCCACCGCAAAAGATATCGCCTTCATGATCACTGCGACCGGTACGGTCAGTGTCATCGTCCAATTGTTCATCGTTGACCGCATCGTCTCGCGCTTCGGGGAGATCGGCGTATTGATCACGTTCCTCGGCGTCGCAACGGGCGGCTTCCTCGCCTCGCTGTTTGCCAGCAGTTACGCCATGTTTTTCGGGGTCTCGCTGATCATTTTCCTGGCGACTTCGATTTTGCGCCCGGTCTTGAACACCTTGATCTCAAAACTCGCAGAAGGCGAAGTCGGCTTTGCGATGGGCATGAACAATGCCTATATGAGCATCGGCAACGTCATGGGCCCGCTCCTCGCCGGCATCCTGTTCGACATCAATATCGTTTTCCCGTTCATTCTCGGGTTGTTGCTGCTATTGGCCACGCTCGTCATTACAGCGGGCTGGCAGCGTTCAAGAGCCGCTAAACAAGCACGCATCGTCGAACAATGATTCGCAACTTCAGTTGGTTGCTTACTGGCCGTTAAGTTTGTATCACTATTATATTCGAAAAGAGACAGTGCAGCCGTTAACCTGCACTGTCTTTTTTCCATTTTAAGGATTAACTGTAAGACTATGAACTTCTTAAAGTATGTTTTTCTTTAGAGATTTGTTTTTTCTTGCCTTTTTCTGCGATTCCGGGATGCCAATAGCTTTACGCTGGGGATAGTTGGTTGTATAATCTTTGTATAACAAAAAACTACGGAATGAAGGTCATGCTATGTACAATATCAAAGCTGCTGCCAAAATACTCGATATGCCAAAGGTGACCATTCGCTCTTGGGAGACGCGCTATAACGCCATCACGCCTGCGCGCACGGAATCGGGACATCGGCTGTATTCCGACCAAAACCTGGAAGATTTGAAATGGCTGAAAATCCAAGTCCAGGAAAACGGCATGAAGATCAGCGAAGCCGTAAAGCAATTGCACGCTTCAAGAAAACAGTTCTATCACCCTGAAGCCACCGATTCCACAGAACCGATTGAGTATGCCCAACAAATTGAAGAACTGTATCAAGCCGCTGTTGAGATAGACATTGACCGTTTCAATTACTTGCTCGATCTGAAGTTCTCACTGTTTCACCACCAGATTGTGTTCTTCCAGATCATCGCGCCGCTTATGGTCCGGATTGGCGCTGAATGGGAAGATGGGCAAATCAGCGTTGCGCATGAACATATGATCACCAATATCATCCAGCAGCGCTTCAACCAGTTTTTCCGTGTCTTCCCGGTCGCGCCGCATCTCCCGAAAGTGCTGGCCCTCAGCCCAAGCGGCGAACACCATCAACTTGGCCTGCTGCTGTTCTCGCTCTTCCTGCGTGAAAACGGCTTTCATGTTGTCTACACAGGCCCGGATACGCCGATTGACGGCTTGGCAGAAATGGTGGCTAAACAGGATTTCCAGCTCGTGTGCATGTCTGTCACCACGCCCAAAAGCCGGCCCGTTGCAGAACAATATATCAAAGAACTTTCTGCAGCGATCCCGAATCTACACTTCCTGCTCGGCGGCCAGGGCATCGACTGCAATGACGAAAAGGTTAACCGCTATTGCATCGGCACCACGCTTGAATCCTGGCAGCAATGGCTCGACGGTTTCAAAGCCACCCGCACGTCTTGATCGAACAGAAAAGCCATGCGCGAAGGATTCCTTCGCGCATGGCTTTTCTTTATTGATTGTCGATTTCCTGGTATTGTTTCATGAACGGGCCGCTGTCCGCCACTTCGGAGTGGTAGAGCGCCTTCAAGGCAAAGCTTTTCTCAAGCTCCATTTCCTTCATCAATACTTTCAGTCGTTTTTTCAATTCCGGCTCCTGATTGACCAGCTTTTCCATATTCGATTTAAAATAGCGCATCGTGATCCGCTCCTTTTCTTTTATTATAACACGGCAAAGCAATGAAAAAGCGCATCCGGTTGATGGATGCGCTTTTTTGACATTTCTGGGATTTTAGAATCGTGCTTTCCGAAGCTTAAACCGCCCGCTTTCCGTGGGCTCGTGCCCAAGCCTCCTCGGTTTGCTCTACTTTCGCTATGCTCAAGCATCGCTTCCGTCGGCTCAAATTCAAGCCGCCTTTATTTGCTCTACTTTCGCTATGCTCAAGCATCGCAAATGAATGCGCTCAGCGTTGCTTCGCGCATTCATTCCCTGCGGGGTCTCGGTCGTCTCGCTGATCCACCGGAGTCGGGCGGACGCTTCTCCAAACACTTAGAAAGTTTATAGACTATTTGTCGTTTAAAATTAGTTGCTTTCTAATTTTAGCGACTTATTCTAAGTGGTTAAAAAAATATGCGCTTTCTTCAGCCAACCACGTGGAATACGTAATTGACGAAAAACAGGCAAGCTATCACGTAAAGGGCCGGGGAAACCTCGCGCCATTTGCCGATTGCCACTTTCAGCACCGGATACAGGATAAACCCGATCGCAATGCCGTCCGCAATGCTGTACGTAAACGGGATCAGCGCGATGATCAGCAATGCCGGGAAGGTCTCGCTCATGTCCTTCATGTCGAGATTCTTGATATTCTGAAGCATCAAGCCGCCGATGATGATCAATATCGGCGCAATCGCGCTGTCAGGGATGATCTTGATCAGCGGAATGAAGAACGCCGCCCCCATAAACATGAAGCCTGCCGTCAGGGATGTCAACCCGGTGCGCCCGCCAGCAGCCATTGCCGCTGCACTTTCCACACTGGCCACAGTCGGGCTCGTGCCGAGAAATCCGGAAGCCATCGTCGACACGGAAGTTGCCTGGAACGCACGCGAATATTTTTCCGGACGGCCGATGAAATTCACCTGGCCGTGGACAAGGCCGATGTTTTCAAACACCAGGACCATCGTCAGGGAAAATACCGCCACCCAGAACGTCGTCGACAAAAAATTGCCGAACGACATCGCGCCGAACACGGCGAACGCTTCCGCCGTATCGACGCCCGGTTCGCTCAATTGCCCGAGGTCGATCATGCCGAAGAAATAGGCAATGGCCGTTCCGAGTACGATGGTGATCAGGAAATTCCCCGGCACATTGCGGATGAATAAAATGATCGCGAGCAAGAACGTCATCACTGTCGACAGCACAAGCGGATCCGACAGCGAACCGAGCGACAGAATCGAACCGTCGCCCGGCCCGACAAGACCGCCTTTCTCAAGGCCTAACAGCATGAGGAATAGCCCAAGCCCAACCGTAATCGCTTCTTTCAGCGAATCTGGCACCGCCTCGCTGAGCATTTTCGAAAAGCGCGTGAACGCGACGAAGACGAAAATGACACCCGAGACGAAGACGACCGCAAGCGCTTCCTGCCAGCTAAGCCCCATCGACTGGACGAGCGTATAAGAGAACAACGCATTGATCCCCATCCCTGGAATGAGCAAAATGGGCGCATTGCCCCAAAAGCCCATCAGCAAAGCCCCGATGACGGAAGCGGCGATGGTGCCGATGATCGCATACTCGATCGGCATGCCGGACTCCGATAAAATGAGCGAGTTGACGGCGATGATGTACACAACGGTGAAAAAGCCGATCAAGCCGGCTGTCATTTCCCGCTTGATGGTCGTCCCGTTTTCGTTAAGACCGAAAAACCGGTCCATCCAATTTGCCATAAGATATACCTTCTATGAAATTAGCCCTCTCCCTACCCGCTCTGCCTAAAAATCAGGTGAGCCAAGATAGAAGTGTAATCCTAAAAAAAGCCGCTGTCAAGGCTTCCCTCTTGAAAGGAAACCGTCGATTTTGCAGGCCTCCTGTCCGTCAATTCCATCAAGCCGCCCCCATATAAAAAACCGCCCGTTCCCCGTTCATCACAGTAGATGAAACAGCGAACGGACGGTTTTTTGATGTGATCAAATATGAAGCGATTGCTTAAACGAACATCCCCGCGATTGCCGCACTCAACAATGAGGCAAGCATACCCGCTGCGATTGCGCGCATGCCAAGGCGTGCGATATCCGGGCGGCGGCTTGGCGCCATCGCACCGAGGCCGCCGAGCAGGATGGCGAGTGAGCTGAAGTTCGCGAATCCGCAAAGCGCGAAACTGACGATGATGACTGTCTTCGGAGACAAGTTTGCGATTTCCGGAGCGAATGCCGTATAGGCAACAAATTCGTTCAACACAAGTTTCTGGCCGATATAGCTTCCTGCCTGGACCGCTTCTTCCCATGGCACGCCGATCGCGAATGCCAGCGGCGCGAAGATGAATCCGAGAATGCCTTGGATCGTGATGTTATCAGCACCGAACCAGCCGCCGATGCCGCCAAGTACGCCGTTCAACAGCGCGATGAGCGCGATGAACGCAAGAAGCATCGCCCCGACGTTCAATGCCAGCTGGAGGCCGTCTGAAGCCCCGCGAGCAGCTGCATCGACAACGTTGACGGAACGGTCGTCTTTTTCCATGACAAACTCTTTTTCTTCGATTTCTTCCTGTTCCGGAATCATGATTTTCGCCATGACCAACCCGGCAGGAGCCGCCATGAAGCTGGCAGCGAGCAAGTACTCAAGCGGGACACCGAGAAGCGCATAACCCGCGAGCGTGGAGCCCGCGACCGATGCAAGCCCCCCGGTCATGACTGCAAACAATTCCGACTTGGTCATGTTCGGCAGGAACGGGCGCACGACAAGCGGTGCTTCCGTCTGGCCGACGAAGATGTTGGCAGATGCCGAGATCGATTCCGCTTTACTCGTACCGAGCAATTTCGACAAGGCCCCACCGAGCAAACGGATGATCCATTGCATGATGCCAAGATAATAAAGAACAGAAATTAGGGAAGAGAAGAAAATGATGATCGTCAATACCTGGAACGCAAAGACGAAACCGAAACCTTCCGTGTCAGCTGCAGGACCGAAGACGAATGCAATCCCTTCCCCTGCATAATTGATGATGTTTTGGACGCCTCGTGATAAACCGAGCAAGGCGTTTCTGCCAAACTCCCATTCAAGTACCATAAATGCAAACGTAATCTGGATGGCCAATCCGCCGAGAATCGTCCGCGGCTTGATGGATTTTTTTCCATCAGAGAACAAGAAAGCGATTCCAAGAACGACGATAATGCCGAAGATGCCCCACAATAAATTCACAACTTCACCTCATTAAAAGTAGTTTTATCAGAAAATTGAACAATTTTTTGTTATTCATTGTCTGTCGTCAGACATCTTACCAAATCTCACCGAAGATGTAAATGCACATCTTGTGACAGCTTTTCTTCATATATTTATGCGTCGCCGCTTTCCTGCTTTTTCGGATTTTTCATGAAGAACG
Proteins encoded:
- the rlmN gene encoding 23S rRNA (adenine(2503)-C(2))-methyltransferase RlmN, translated to MKNSIYGLTIEQLKDWFVENGQKKYRAEQVWDWLYIKRVTEFSEMKNLSKDCIELLENNFAIRTLDQAVKQESSDGTIKFLFRLQDGNLIETVLMRFKYGNSVCVTTQVGCNIGCSFCASGLLKKSRDLNAGEIVEQIMQVQAHFDAEKKDERVSHIVVMGIGEPFDNYTNLMDFLHVVNSQKGLAIGARHITVSTSGIVPKIYDYADEGLQVNLAISIHAPTNELRSRIMKINKAYPIEKLMAAIDYYLEKSNRRITFEYILLRDVNDHVEEANKLAKLLENKRHLSYVNLIPYNSVDEHDQYQQSTPEAISAFFDALKKKGINCGVRQEQGADIDAACGQLRSKQIKKEKKPATV
- a CDS encoding VOC family protein, giving the protein MAAITHVGLAVPDLDKAIKWYRKVFDFHILAGPFDFDAEAEGPGSMTTDLQGADIRKMRNVHLMSSDGFGIELFEFQDPSFSEEPPRHAGFFHIALVVDDIVETIEQIVQHGGRQRSKMWNVNKGKPHYLVYTEDPFGNIIELYSRNTSEMYGNR
- a CDS encoding acetyl-CoA hydrolase/transferase family protein encodes the protein MEKKLERIKAAELQDRVVTAQEAAAWIQDGMTLGLSGFTRAGDVKAVPYALVERAETESFKVNVFTGASLGSDIDRLFAEAGIVNKRLPFQAEPAMRKAINAGEMYFVDHHLSHTAEWIRSGVIEPIDFAIVEALSITEDGMIIPTTSVGNSSVFVKHAKNIIVEINAAQPELFEGIHDIYDTGKQGERDPIPLTSVDQRIGTKGIPVDMDRVRGIVFTHQEDSPSNIVAPDAETKIMADHLLNFFRSEIEAGRLTETLAPLQSGIGSVANAVLHGMIDSEFKNLEVYSEVLQDAVFDLIDAGKVDFASCCSITLSEPKMKQVFSDFDQYRDKIIMRPQEISNHPEVVRRLGLISINTALEFDMYGNVNSTHVSGTKMMNGIGGSGDFARNARLAIFVTKSTAKDGKISSVVPFASHIDHTEHDVDVVVTEQGYADLRGLAPRQRVEAIIENCVHPDYRPQMREYYEEALTRGGQTPHVLEKAFSWHESLAKNGTMLVKKEQLV
- a CDS encoding LytTR family DNA-binding domain-containing protein, which translates into the protein MEKMTPGPLLDVMGELFSDEVSIAVSNMEEYTYYRPSKRIDLKIKAGDKVREGTIAHKALTTGQKASEFINREVFGVPYHGMAVPFEEDGELAGCVMAIYPAYTEGKSVVTVKSPDGWKPIPFTEVRYLEVKDRKTHVHSADFSGTNKNSLQEFEYLLPRDSFIRCHRSFIVNVHHIEEIHPDTHSTFVLAMDNGDRLPVSQSYSSYFRKLLGF
- a CDS encoding acetyl-CoA hydrolase/transferase family protein → MDQRHDRIKLTALQERVATAEQAASWIKDGMAIGFSGFTRAGDAKAVPNALAKRGEKESLKIDVYTGASLGSGTDGRFAQAGIVQKRAPYQSDSLMRAAINSGEVQFVDHHLSQTAEWVRGGVAGPLDFAIIEALGITEEGLLIPTTSVGNSAVFALHAKELIIEINTAQPAEMEGIHDCFEPGALGKRQPIPLVSPRDRIGTKGIPIDVSKVKGIVWTHQVDSPSPIEPPDKETEVMAGHLLNFLRGEVEAGRLDQNLAPLQSGVGSVANAVLHGLLDSEFEGLELYSEVLQDAVFDLLDSGKALFASASAITLSKPYMERIYQDFGRYRDRLVLRPQEISNHPEIIRRLGLISINTALEFDLYGNVNSTHVAGTRMMNGIGGSGDFGRNAQLAIFVTKSTAKDGRISCVVPFASHIDHTEHDVDVLVTEYGFADIRNLAPRERAERIIANCVHPDYRSQLQGYFDRAIAQGGHTPHVLDEALSWHARYTRTGTMLKNST
- a CDS encoding MFS transporter; protein product: MSKDQRKKILILMINMFIAIGSFGIIIPILPSYLVSINQGGMAAGLMIAIFAAAQFLFSPIAGKWADQYGRRIMIIWGLAGLTLSMFIFYASDFIWVLYFSRVIGGIGAAMLVPAIFAYIADITTFDQRAKGTSLVSASMSLGIVIGPGIGGFLADFSLKLPFLVSALVSLLAVLFSIFVLKDSDAEKADPDLALTMTQSESMFKKIARSTSVPYFLPLVITLVMSFGLLAYESVLGLYLDNQFDSTAKDIAFMITATGTVSVIVQLFIVDRIVSRFGEIGVLITFLGVATGGFLASLFASSYAMFFGVSLIIFLATSILRPVLNTLISKLAEGEVGFAMGMNNAYMSIGNVMGPLLAGILFDINIVFPFILGLLLLLATLVITAGWQRSRAAKQARIVEQ
- a CDS encoding MerR family transcriptional regulator — protein: MYNIKAAAKILDMPKVTIRSWETRYNAITPARTESGHRLYSDQNLEDLKWLKIQVQENGMKISEAVKQLHASRKQFYHPEATDSTEPIEYAQQIEELYQAAVEIDIDRFNYLLDLKFSLFHHQIVFFQIIAPLMVRIGAEWEDGQISVAHEHMITNIIQQRFNQFFRVFPVAPHLPKVLALSPSGEHHQLGLLLFSLFLRENGFHVVYTGPDTPIDGLAEMVAKQDFQLVCMSVTTPKSRPVAEQYIKELSAAIPNLHFLLGGQGIDCNDEKVNRYCIGTTLESWQQWLDGFKATRTS